One window from the genome of Longimicrobiaceae bacterium encodes:
- a CDS encoding DUF1206 domain-containing protein, which yields MANIEVERAIFGRSRTAAGEAAPWIERLARFGYAAKGVVYAVVGGIAFDAAIGAGRATGSRGALESMLGQPLGRVMLGLVAVGLAGYVVWKAVQAIMDPEHLGTDAKGWFKRAAFALTAVIYAGLALAAARLALSGSSGGGGAGAEGDGSGPDRWVTMVMDKPLGRWAIAAVGVGIIAYGIYNLYKGYAAKLSEELDLSDLEPENRRRVIWTGRFGMAARGVVFGIVGWFLIMAALHYEPTEAMGLGGALRTLENQPYGPWLLGAVALGLVAYGLFYLVKARYRRIDAHT from the coding sequence CTGGATCGAGCGGCTGGCGCGCTTCGGCTATGCGGCGAAAGGGGTGGTGTACGCCGTGGTCGGGGGGATCGCGTTCGACGCGGCGATCGGGGCGGGGCGGGCCACCGGCTCGCGGGGTGCGCTGGAGAGCATGCTGGGGCAGCCCCTGGGACGCGTGATGCTGGGGCTGGTGGCGGTGGGGCTCGCAGGGTACGTGGTCTGGAAGGCGGTGCAGGCGATCATGGACCCGGAGCACCTGGGGACGGACGCCAAGGGGTGGTTCAAGCGCGCCGCCTTCGCGCTCACGGCGGTGATCTACGCCGGGCTCGCGCTCGCGGCGGCCCGGCTGGCGCTGTCCGGGAGCTCGGGCGGGGGGGGCGCCGGGGCGGAGGGCGACGGGAGCGGCCCGGACCGCTGGGTCACGATGGTCATGGACAAGCCGCTGGGGCGCTGGGCGATCGCCGCGGTGGGGGTGGGGATCATCGCCTACGGGATCTACAACCTGTACAAGGGCTACGCCGCCAAGCTGAGCGAGGAGCTGGACCTGTCCGACCTGGAGCCGGAAAACCGGCGGAGGGTGATCTGGACCGGGCGCTTCGGCATGGCGGCGCGCGGCGTGGTGTTCGGCATCGTGGGCTGGTTCCTCATCATGGCGGCGCTGCACTACGAGCCCACCGAGGCCATGGGGCTGGGCGGCGCGCTCCGCACCCTGGAGAACCAGCCGTACGGCCCCTGGCTCCTGGGCGCCGTGGCGCTGGGGCTGGTGGCCTACGGGCTCTTCTACCTGGTCAAGGCGCGCTACCGCCGCATCGACGCGCACACCTGA